A single uncultured Methanolobus sp. DNA region contains:
- a CDS encoding YgiQ family radical SAM protein, which yields MCLEEAKKKGWDELDVIIVTGDAYVDHPGFGTSIIGRILEDAGYRVGVIAQPKWDDVEDFRKLGKPRLFFAISAGNTDSMVSNYTPSKRLRHDDAYSPGNKPGLRPNRAAIVYSNRLKEAYPDVPRIIGGIEASLRRFAQYDYWSDKVRQSILADAPADLIVYGMGELQIIEIADRLNKGVPVSDITDIDGTVWKTDIKTWKEKKEELLEGRIEIPPYVEVSKNKELYASTFKTVYQEQNHIKGHAIIQVHPKTVVVQNKPMRPLTTEELDHVYELPFTRETHPSYDEIVPALDMVRFSINTHRGCFGACSFCAIALHQGRMIRSRSMESILREAESFTGIKGFKGTINGLGGPSANMYGMDCKNWEDKGVCKDKICIYPKACPSLNTSHKKLIELMRRLREIPGISKVFVGYGVRYDLALLDEEYMEELCAHHVSGQLKVAPEHYCDSVTAVMKKPRRELFERFEEKYKEINEKLGKDQYLVAFLMSSHPGCTLNDMIDTAEYIRDTGRYTKQVQDFTPTPMTAATCMFHTGIDPFTGKKIYVATSQKDKSIQRAMLHYREPGNYNLVYEGLKRANRLDLVGNSWNCLISRKKGGKNGW from the coding sequence ATGTGCCTTGAAGAAGCAAAAAAGAAAGGCTGGGATGAACTTGATGTAATTATTGTCACAGGTGATGCCTATGTTGACCATCCGGGATTTGGTACCAGCATTATTGGAAGGATTCTTGAGGATGCTGGCTACAGAGTCGGAGTCATTGCACAGCCAAAGTGGGACGATGTTGAAGATTTCAGGAAACTTGGAAAACCCCGTCTTTTCTTCGCTATCAGTGCAGGCAATACTGACTCAATGGTGAGCAACTACACACCATCAAAAAGACTCAGGCATGATGACGCATATTCCCCCGGAAATAAGCCAGGACTGCGCCCTAACCGTGCAGCCATTGTCTACTCCAACCGCCTGAAAGAAGCTTACCCTGATGTACCAAGGATAATCGGAGGAATTGAAGCTTCACTTCGCCGTTTTGCACAATACGACTACTGGTCTGACAAAGTACGCCAGTCAATACTTGCCGATGCCCCCGCAGACCTCATAGTTTACGGAATGGGAGAACTCCAGATAATTGAGATAGCAGACAGACTCAACAAAGGAGTTCCTGTTTCCGATATAACTGATATTGACGGAACTGTCTGGAAAACAGATATCAAGACATGGAAAGAGAAAAAAGAGGAGTTGCTTGAGGGCAGGATAGAGATACCGCCTTATGTAGAGGTTTCAAAGAACAAAGAACTCTATGCAAGCACATTCAAAACGGTTTACCAGGAACAGAACCACATTAAAGGACATGCAATTATCCAGGTCCATCCAAAAACTGTTGTTGTGCAGAACAAACCCATGCGTCCGCTCACAACTGAAGAGCTGGACCATGTTTATGAACTACCATTTACCAGAGAGACGCATCCTTCATACGATGAAATAGTCCCCGCTCTTGACATGGTAAGATTCTCCATCAACACTCACAGAGGTTGTTTTGGTGCCTGTTCTTTCTGTGCCATTGCCCTGCACCAGGGGAGAATGATACGCAGCCGCAGTATGGAATCTATTCTCAGGGAAGCTGAAAGCTTTACAGGGATAAAAGGATTCAAAGGTACTATTAACGGACTTGGCGGTCCGTCAGCCAATATGTATGGAATGGACTGTAAGAACTGGGAAGACAAAGGAGTATGTAAGGACAAGATCTGCATCTATCCGAAAGCCTGCCCTTCACTTAACACCAGTCACAAGAAACTCATTGAGCTTATGCGCAGGCTCAGGGAGATTCCTGGAATCTCTAAGGTTTTCGTGGGCTATGGTGTGCGTTATGACCTTGCACTGCTTGATGAGGAATATATGGAAGAGCTCTGTGCCCATCATGTCAGCGGCCAGCTCAAGGTTGCACCGGAACATTATTGTGACAGCGTGACAGCCGTTATGAAAAAACCACGCAGGGAACTATTCGAGAGATTCGAAGAAAAATACAAGGAAATAAACGAGAAACTTGGCAAGGACCAGTATCTTGTGGCTTTCCTTATGTCAAGTCATCCGGGATGCACTCTTAATGACATGATAGATACTGCCGAATATATTAGGGATACAGGACGCTATACCAAACAGGTGCAGGATTTCACACCAACGCCAATGACAGCGGCCACATGCATGTTCCACACAGGAATAGATCCTTTCACCGGCAAGAAAATATACGTGGCAACTTCCCAGAAAGATAAGAGCATACAGAGAGCAATGCTGCATTATCGGGAGCCAGGAAACTATAATCTGGTGTACGAAGGATTGAAGCGTGCTAACCGGCTGGATCTTGTGGGAAATTCATGGAATTGCCTGATAAGCCGCAAGAAAGGCGGGAAGAACGGATGGTAA
- a CDS encoding FAD-linked oxidase C-terminal domain-containing protein produces MQKSDLLDKLQEIVGAEHVSTSAAELYCYSCDASQIRGMPDFVIRPASTEQISKIVSLANENEIPVTARGAGTGLAGGAVPVEGGIVLDMSSMNRILETDLDNLQVTIEPGIVQEKLNLALEPYGLFFPPDPGSSAMCTLGGLIANNGSGMRSVKYGTTRNYVLGLEVVLADGTVINTGSKASKSVAGYSLTDLFVGSEGTLGIITKATLRLRALPKERSVLLASFEDPEHAGQAVVKVLSSGIVPSACEILDRNIIEAINTFDPKIGLPKAGAILMFEVDGTENTVREGIEMIKDACSTLATSIRAASDKKERDEIWAARRLVGAAVSRLDPLRTRVYVGEDIGVPIKELPGMLHKVREISEEFKLPIMTYGHIGDGNLHTGMCIDVLSDAEWEKLNKAADKIHRTAIAIGGTVTAEHGVGSARAEYLELELGKALDVMILIKNALDPKGIMNPGKMGV; encoded by the coding sequence ATGCAAAAATCCGATTTACTTGATAAACTGCAGGAAATTGTAGGAGCTGAACACGTTTCCACGTCTGCTGCAGAGCTTTATTGTTATTCATGTGACGCCTCACAGATAAGGGGCATGCCCGATTTTGTCATCAGGCCTGCAAGCACTGAACAGATCTCAAAGATAGTCAGCCTTGCAAATGAGAATGAAATTCCTGTGACCGCAAGAGGCGCAGGTACAGGACTTGCCGGTGGAGCTGTTCCGGTAGAGGGTGGCATTGTACTTGATATGTCATCCATGAACAGGATACTTGAAACTGACCTTGATAACCTTCAGGTAACCATCGAACCTGGTATTGTACAGGAAAAACTGAATCTGGCGCTTGAACCATATGGTCTTTTTTTCCCTCCTGACCCTGGAAGTTCTGCGATGTGCACCCTTGGAGGGCTTATTGCAAACAACGGAAGTGGAATGCGCTCTGTAAAATATGGTACTACCCGTAACTATGTTCTGGGACTTGAAGTTGTCCTTGCAGACGGCACTGTGATAAATACAGGTTCCAAGGCATCAAAATCAGTTGCAGGTTATTCACTCACTGATCTTTTTGTAGGATCAGAAGGCACGCTTGGTATTATCACAAAGGCAACACTGAGACTCAGGGCACTTCCAAAGGAGCGCTCAGTATTGCTTGCTTCTTTTGAAGATCCGGAACATGCAGGTCAGGCAGTAGTAAAAGTACTCTCATCAGGGATTGTTCCTTCAGCATGTGAGATTCTTGACCGGAACATCATAGAGGCAATTAACACATTTGACCCTAAGATCGGCTTGCCAAAGGCAGGTGCTATCCTGATGTTCGAAGTGGATGGAACCGAGAACACGGTCCGTGAGGGAATAGAGATGATAAAGGATGCTTGCAGCACCCTTGCAACAAGCATCAGGGCAGCTTCGGACAAGAAGGAAAGAGATGAGATATGGGCTGCCAGAAGACTTGTAGGTGCAGCGGTTTCAAGATTGGATCCACTACGCACCCGTGTTTATGTAGGTGAGGACATCGGTGTCCCGATAAAAGAGCTTCCTGGAATGCTTCACAAGGTACGTGAGATATCTGAAGAGTTCAAGCTTCCCATCATGACCTACGGTCACATCGGTGATGGAAACCTTCACACTGGAATGTGCATTGATGTGCTAAGCGATGCTGAATGGGAGAAGCTTAACAAGGCTGCGGACAAGATCCACCGCACTGCCATAGCTATTGGCGGAACGGTTACTGCCGAGCATGGAGTTGGCAGTGCCAGGGCTGAGTATCTTGAACTTGAGCTTGGAAAAGCTCTTGATGTAATGATATTGATCAAAAACGCACTGGACCCGAAGGGTATTATGAACCCGGGTAAGATGGGGGTCTGA
- a CDS encoding FAD-dependent oxidoreductase encodes MPDKMNNDNKKIIIIGGGAVGMAVATSLTRHSDYSVTVFSVDVHTAYSQCGMPFVIGREIESFETLLLRDSKFFNDMGIDLHLKTRVDSINIKERTVTSGKEEYHFDKLVIATGSKPKIPSNIPGTSLGNVFTLRTLTDAMRIEEALKNASSVVIVGGGSIGAELAAATARRNISTILLNRSSSILSHNTDPDMAEAVQEHLESLGVNVITGYVPASLNGEGKVSSVTIGSTEFPADLVIFSTGVEPDNELAVNAGIDIGSTGGIIVDEYLHPSVSGTFHPDIYCGGECIEILDLITKKPMLSQVASTARRMAGTITQNLTSKPVKFDPILNPWVAVIGNIQVGTTGITTKKAADNDIKIVTGLATGSTRAEYYPGGSKLFIKLIFSDQYLVGAQVVGGEGVKERIDALTLAIKKRTTVNELADIETCYAPPVSTLQDPTGFAAKGALKKMRKKA; translated from the coding sequence ATGCCTGACAAAATGAACAATGACAATAAAAAAATAATAATCATTGGTGGTGGAGCTGTCGGCATGGCTGTTGCCACAAGCCTCACACGCCACAGCGATTACTCAGTAACCGTATTTTCCGTAGATGTCCACACTGCCTATAGCCAGTGCGGGATGCCCTTTGTCATCGGGAGAGAAATAGAAAGTTTTGAAACACTTTTGCTTAGAGATAGCAAATTCTTCAATGACATGGGTATCGACCTTCACCTCAAAACGAGGGTTGACTCTATAAATATCAAAGAGCGCACCGTCACATCAGGCAAAGAAGAATATCATTTTGACAAATTAGTGATCGCAACAGGAAGCAAACCAAAGATACCTTCCAATATCCCCGGAACTTCTCTTGGAAACGTATTCACACTCAGAACGCTTACCGATGCCATGAGAATAGAGGAAGCGCTCAAAAATGCATCCTCGGTTGTTATTGTTGGAGGCGGCTCAATCGGTGCTGAACTTGCAGCTGCAACTGCACGAAGGAACATAAGTACAATACTTTTGAACAGGAGTTCTTCAATACTCTCACACAACACAGACCCTGATATGGCAGAAGCTGTGCAGGAACACCTTGAATCCCTTGGAGTGAATGTCATCACAGGGTACGTTCCGGCCTCGCTGAACGGTGAAGGGAAGGTCAGCTCGGTGACAATTGGTTCCACAGAATTTCCGGCAGACCTCGTAATATTCTCCACAGGAGTCGAACCTGACAATGAACTTGCCGTGAACGCAGGGATAGATATCGGATCTACCGGAGGGATAATCGTAGATGAGTATCTTCACCCGTCAGTGTCAGGCACTTTCCACCCTGACATCTACTGCGGCGGGGAATGCATTGAAATCCTTGACCTCATAACCAAAAAGCCAATGTTAAGCCAGGTAGCCAGTACCGCAAGAAGAATGGCTGGAACAATTACACAAAACCTTACATCAAAACCTGTCAAATTCGACCCGATACTCAATCCCTGGGTAGCGGTCATAGGAAACATACAGGTTGGAACCACCGGCATCACTACAAAAAAAGCTGCAGACAATGACATAAAAATTGTAACCGGGCTTGCCACCGGCTCTACTAGGGCTGAATACTATCCGGGAGGAAGCAAACTTTTTATCAAACTCATATTCAGCGATCAATATCTCGTAGGAGCGCAGGTGGTTGGAGGAGAAGGTGTCAAAGAACGCATCGATGCTCTCACACTTGCTATCAAAAAGAGAACAACGGTCAATGAGCTTGCAGACATAGAGACCTGCTATGCTCCACCGGTTTCCACGCTTCAGGACCCTACTGGTTTTGCCGCAAAGGGCGCACTTAAAAAGATGAGAAAGAAAGCATGA
- the arcS gene encoding archaeosine synthase subunit alpha produces MTRYFEVQQRDGAARIGKFLLKDDIRTPYIIDTRSLGKSESPIIDGGSLWKYSGFEEAQEHLREIRQKAGEDSLIILPHQDLTPEAPRNLTIKLAQKAEEMEDSGATGAIYIPGYQVKEHDLYVMEGAGCFENNARTFLSLLLEMKKDIAPDTAIYAPNIAIPENLAMLIYLGIDVFDNTKAIVTGHNDIYLTTAGQFYLDALAELPCRCNACSSTDLKSLREMDKKSRAAILEKHNINAMEAEAALVRERIRAGTLREYIEGQCRVHTWLTALMRLADAEYNFVESQNAIARNNTLVATCGESQNRAEIVRYAKRIQERYTPPESDVLLLLPCSARKPYSTSNSHWKFINALGKSRKFVHEVIITSPLGIVPRELELTYPAAHYDTTVTGYWDAEEREWVASCLEDYLTKHKYTSIVAHVEDAYRVICEIVAEKLGIDIIYTSLGNVSSPESLKNLSKTVSELCTGRKRSHEQTQKDLMKAVADYQFGKGCGDILVPQGSTVKGPFPKHQIFVGKKQLITLIPQYGTLAITIEGAKALIEQGRYTAKIDDFVPRGSLLAPGVIDADPLIRPGDEVIISGEKAIAVGRANMNGDEMKRSNRGVAVDLRHVKKID; encoded by the coding sequence ATGACACGATACTTTGAGGTACAGCAGCGAGACGGTGCTGCAAGGATAGGAAAATTCCTATTGAAGGATGATATCCGTACACCTTACATTATAGATACAAGAAGCCTGGGCAAATCTGAAAGCCCGATAATAGACGGCGGATCTCTATGGAAATATTCCGGCTTTGAAGAAGCTCAGGAACATCTCAGGGAAATCAGGCAAAAAGCCGGAGAAGATTCCCTTATAATACTTCCTCACCAGGACCTTACCCCGGAAGCTCCCCGGAATTTGACGATAAAACTGGCGCAGAAAGCCGAGGAAATGGAAGATTCTGGTGCAACAGGAGCCATTTACATACCCGGATACCAGGTTAAAGAGCATGACCTCTACGTCATGGAAGGAGCAGGATGTTTTGAGAACAATGCAAGAACATTCCTAAGTCTTCTTTTAGAAATGAAAAAGGACATCGCCCCTGATACTGCAATTTATGCACCAAACATTGCAATTCCTGAAAATCTGGCAATGCTCATCTACCTCGGGATCGATGTCTTCGACAACACTAAAGCTATAGTTACCGGACACAACGATATCTACCTTACAACTGCCGGACAGTTCTATCTGGACGCACTCGCTGAACTGCCATGCAGATGCAATGCATGCTCATCCACTGACCTGAAGAGCCTCAGAGAAATGGATAAAAAGAGCCGTGCGGCAATTCTTGAAAAACACAACATCAACGCCATGGAAGCAGAAGCGGCACTTGTGAGAGAAAGAATACGTGCAGGAACTCTTCGTGAGTATATTGAAGGACAGTGCAGAGTACACACATGGCTTACGGCACTTATGAGACTTGCTGATGCCGAGTATAACTTCGTGGAAAGCCAGAATGCTATCGCAAGGAACAATACACTTGTTGCCACCTGTGGAGAATCACAGAACAGGGCAGAGATAGTGAGATACGCTAAAAGGATACAGGAAAGGTACACACCACCTGAATCCGATGTACTGTTATTGTTGCCATGTTCTGCCAGAAAACCATATTCAACATCCAATTCACACTGGAAATTCATCAACGCCCTTGGAAAGAGCAGGAAATTTGTCCACGAGGTAATAATCACATCTCCGCTTGGAATAGTCCCAAGGGAACTGGAACTTACGTATCCTGCTGCACACTATGATACTACTGTTACAGGTTACTGGGATGCAGAGGAAAGAGAATGGGTGGCATCCTGTCTTGAGGATTACCTGACAAAGCACAAATACACCAGCATTGTTGCACATGTAGAGGATGCTTACCGTGTGATATGCGAAATAGTTGCAGAAAAGCTTGGCATAGATATAATATATACAAGTCTTGGCAACGTTTCCTCACCTGAATCACTGAAGAATCTCAGCAAGACCGTGTCTGAACTTTGCACAGGAAGGAAACGCAGTCATGAGCAGACACAGAAAGACCTTATGAAAGCTGTTGCAGACTACCAGTTCGGCAAAGGTTGCGGAGATATTCTTGTTCCGCAGGGATCAACTGTTAAAGGACCATTCCCCAAACACCAGATATTTGTCGGGAAAAAGCAGCTCATAACACTTATACCACAATACGGAACACTGGCCATTACCATAGAAGGTGCAAAAGCCCTCATTGAGCAGGGAAGATACACTGCCAAAATAGATGATTTTGTGCCTCGCGGCTCTCTTCTGGCTCCAGGTGTCATTGACGCAGATCCTTTGATCAGACCAGGTGATGAGGTCATTATCAGCGGGGAAAAAGCAATCGCTGTTGGAAGAGCAAATATGAACGGAGATGAGATGAAAAGATCAAATCGTGGAGTTGCAGTTGACCTGCGTCACGTGAAAAAGATCGATTAA
- a CDS encoding heterodisulfide reductase-related iron-sulfur binding cluster encodes MNDEDLRSILKCVRCGTCRAVCPVFDVNGWESSGSRGRMLVAHGISQGLEVDQGVLDSINTCTTCGLCEEICPSGASPVKVIENIRHQLVLQGKMTDAQKLIRADALEKGNPLGESKDRMAWLGDSRKDLPEKSDYVFFAGCLASYRYPEITKKTFDILRKFGVTALEEEVCCGSPLLRTGSDPSELMSKNLEQIKKIGAHTVITGCAGCYTTLKNDFPEELKVLHVTEFLADRLAEMDLKKLDLKVTYHDPCHLGRCNGVFDAPRQIIKSVCYLEEMKSNREKSKCCGAGGGVLKGYPELSLELSKNRIEEIPKDVDYLVTACPLCRTNLKRGGPRVDVLDIIDLLEMAME; translated from the coding sequence ATGAACGATGAAGATCTGCGTTCAATACTTAAATGTGTACGTTGCGGTACATGCCGTGCAGTATGTCCGGTTTTTGACGTGAACGGCTGGGAATCATCAGGTTCACGTGGACGTATGCTTGTAGCTCACGGTATTTCCCAGGGACTTGAAGTTGATCAGGGTGTTCTGGATAGTATCAACACCTGTACTACATGCGGACTTTGTGAAGAGATATGCCCATCCGGGGCATCTCCTGTGAAGGTCATAGAAAACATCAGGCATCAGCTTGTGCTTCAGGGCAAGATGACAGATGCACAAAAACTGATACGTGCAGATGCTCTTGAAAAAGGAAATCCTCTTGGCGAGTCTAAGGACAGGATGGCATGGCTAGGAGATTCCAGAAAAGACCTTCCTGAAAAGTCAGATTACGTATTCTTTGCAGGCTGTCTCGCTTCCTATCGTTATCCTGAGATCACAAAGAAGACATTTGATATCCTGAGAAAGTTCGGAGTAACTGCACTTGAGGAAGAAGTTTGCTGTGGCTCCCCGCTTCTGAGAACCGGTTCTGACCCATCAGAACTTATGTCAAAGAACCTTGAGCAGATCAAAAAGATAGGTGCACATACGGTTATCACAGGCTGCGCAGGTTGTTACACAACTCTGAAGAATGATTTCCCGGAAGAACTCAAAGTCCTTCACGTTACAGAGTTCCTTGCAGACCGTCTTGCTGAGATGGATCTGAAGAAACTTGACTTGAAAGTAACTTATCACGACCCATGTCACCTTGGAAGGTGCAACGGTGTCTTCGATGCTCCAAGGCAGATCATAAAGTCTGTCTGTTATCTTGAAGAAATGAAGAGCAACAGGGAGAAATCCAAATGTTGCGGAGCAGGCGGTGGAGTCCTGAAAGGCTATCCGGAACTTTCACTTGAACTCTCAAAGAACAGGATCGAAGAGATTCCAAAGGACGTTGATTATCTGGTAACTGCATGCCCGCTTTGCCGCACAAATCTCAAACGTGGCGGTCCAAGGGTAGATGTGCTTGATATCATCGACCTGCTTGAAATGGCTATGGAATAG
- the dnaG gene encoding DNA primase DnaG, which produces MQNADTTKYIIHSKISADGIIERPDIVGAIFGQTEGLLGSDLDLRDLQKTGRIGRIEVVVSAKGGKTKGTILIPSSLDKVETSILAASLETIDRVGPCSAKIEVTHIEDVRATKRHQIIERAKFIYKGMFDENLPESQEIADEVRQSVRVEEMQYFGKNKIPCGPAVFDSDAIIVVEGRADVLNLLKYGIKNTICVGGTNVPPEVAELTKNKDTVTAFTDGDRGGELIIKELVQVANIDFIARAPDGKSVEDLVQKEIVRSLRQKVPVEQVIDKYVVKDQAGPEDNNRVQRLPKRKERRPAPAPAPAPASEVKRVSPSAVKRTPRDTRGRDNRKKGPREQQQYEEQADVEKQVEVPKTKVPASPENKRFKDHANDLIGTFSARFLDGKDNVVNETAVRDLVSTLKDYEAEVKTVVFDGVVTQRILDIAADKGIERLIGAKVGSVTKRPASVKVLTAASL; this is translated from the coding sequence ATGCAAAATGCAGATACTACAAAATATATTATTCATTCAAAAATTAGCGCAGATGGAATAATAGAACGCCCGGATATAGTAGGTGCCATCTTTGGTCAGACCGAGGGTCTTCTTGGTTCCGATCTTGACCTTCGCGACCTTCAGAAGACAGGAAGGATCGGCAGGATCGAGGTCGTTGTAAGTGCCAAAGGCGGCAAGACCAAGGGTACTATCCTTATTCCTTCAAGTCTTGACAAGGTTGAGACTTCAATCCTTGCAGCTTCACTTGAGACCATCGACAGAGTTGGTCCATGCAGTGCAAAGATCGAGGTAACTCATATTGAGGACGTCAGGGCTACCAAACGCCATCAGATCATTGAGAGGGCTAAATTCATTTACAAGGGAATGTTCGACGAGAACCTTCCGGAGTCCCAGGAGATCGCTGATGAAGTGCGCCAGTCTGTAAGGGTAGAGGAAATGCAGTATTTTGGCAAGAACAAGATACCATGTGGCCCTGCAGTTTTTGATTCCGATGCGATCATAGTAGTAGAAGGACGTGCTGATGTCCTGAACCTCCTGAAATACGGTATCAAGAATACCATTTGCGTAGGCGGTACAAATGTTCCTCCTGAGGTCGCAGAGCTGACCAAGAATAAGGATACTGTGACTGCTTTCACTGACGGTGACCGTGGAGGAGAGCTCATCATCAAGGAACTTGTGCAGGTTGCCAACATTGACTTCATTGCAAGGGCACCTGACGGAAAGAGTGTCGAGGATCTGGTTCAGAAAGAGATTGTCAGGTCACTCAGGCAGAAAGTTCCTGTAGAGCAGGTAATTGACAAGTATGTTGTCAAGGACCAGGCCGGACCAGAGGATAACAACCGTGTGCAGCGTTTACCAAAACGTAAGGAAAGAAGGCCTGCTCCGGCCCCTGCACCAGCTCCTGCTTCTGAAGTGAAGCGTGTTAGTCCTTCTGCTGTAAAAAGAACTCCAAGGGATACCCGTGGAAGGGATAACAGGAAGAAGGGACCAAGAGAGCAGCAGCAATATGAGGAACAGGCAGATGTAGAAAAGCAGGTTGAAGTTCCTAAGACCAAGGTTCCTGCCTCTCCGGAGAACAAGAGGTTCAAGGACCATGCAAATGATCTTATAGGCACTTTCAGTGCACGCTTCCTTGATGGCAAGGATAATGTTGTCAATGAAACTGCTGTCAGGGATCTTGTAAGCACTCTCAAGGACTATGAGGCTGAAGTCAAGACCGTTGTGTTTGATGGTGTGGTCACTCAAAGGATCCTTGATATTGCTGCAGATAAAGGTATAGAACGTCTTATAGGTGCAAAAGTAGGCAGTGTTACTAAAAGGCCTGCTTCTGTAAAAGTTCTTACTGCAGCTTCATTATAA
- a CDS encoding UPF0058 family protein: protein MHKDELIQLHTLMAQIRRHFEHMGVDTAFTEYDSLSISPLHVHRSKAEHKHAIFVLGNDIATALSQDDTSGIGRTSERMHELAMKASSQLLNTN from the coding sequence ATGCACAAAGATGAATTAATACAGTTGCACACATTGATGGCACAGATCAGGAGACACTTTGAACATATGGGCGTGGATACTGCATTCACGGAGTATGACTCACTATCCATAAGTCCTCTGCATGTTCACAGGAGCAAGGCAGAGCACAAGCATGCAATATTCGTTCTTGGCAATGATATTGCAACAGCTCTATCTCAGGATGACACTTCCGGTATTGGAAGGACATCTGAAAGGATGCATGAGCTTGCTATGAAAGCGAGCAGCCAGTTACTAAACACTAACTAA
- the rimI gene encoding ribosomal protein S18-alanine N-acetyltransferase has translation MLVIRNFEPSDFEEVLEIESQAFSEHNPFLYMNFYEMNSEGFLVAEYNDYIVGFVVGYKLSETEGRIFSLAVRDGFRSMGIGARLMDAILSVFICKLLTFASLEVRITNTRAQNFYKRMDFVSCWVQHEYYSDGEDGIIMKKRLTPSVSLSL, from the coding sequence ATGTTAGTAATAAGGAACTTTGAACCATCAGATTTCGAAGAGGTTCTGGAGATAGAATCTCAGGCTTTCTCGGAACACAATCCTTTCCTTTATATGAACTTCTACGAGATGAACAGTGAAGGGTTCCTTGTTGCAGAATACAACGATTACATAGTAGGATTCGTTGTAGGCTACAAGCTATCAGAAACAGAAGGACGTATCTTTTCTCTTGCCGTTAGAGATGGATTCAGAAGTATGGGCATTGGTGCCCGGCTCATGGATGCTATCCTTTCGGTGTTTATATGCAAGCTTCTTACGTTCGCAAGCCTGGAAGTAAGAATTACAAATACAAGAGCCCAGAATTTCTACAAACGTATGGATTTTGTATCCTGCTGGGTACAACACGAATATTATTCGGATGGAGAGGATGGCATCATTATGAAAAAGCGTCTGACACCATCAGTCTCATTGTCCCTTTAA
- a CDS encoding MBL fold metallo-hydrolase, whose amino-acid sequence MQVKHFIIGLYDANSYLINGKILVDTGMSTEGLISAIKENIDIKDLELIILTHCHYDHTASAQAIADISGAKIAIHKDDKPLLSNDKISAAAMFGNKAPAIKPDMLLKEGDRIPLGNDEELEVIHTPGHTPGGICLYEANSKSLFSGDTVFPNGSIGRTDFQGGNRSQLTESINKLVKLDVKTLYPGHGEVTSNDVNTQIQFSLRMSKSMLL is encoded by the coding sequence ATGCAGGTCAAACATTTTATTATCGGGCTTTATGACGCTAACTCATACCTCATTAACGGAAAAATACTGGTCGATACAGGAATGAGTACAGAAGGCCTTATTTCTGCTATCAAAGAAAATATTGATATCAAAGACCTTGAACTCATAATACTCACACACTGCCACTACGACCACACAGCATCTGCACAGGCAATAGCAGACATCAGTGGTGCAAAGATAGCCATTCACAAGGATGATAAGCCACTCCTGAGCAATGACAAAATCAGTGCTGCAGCAATGTTCGGAAACAAGGCACCTGCAATCAAACCTGATATGCTTCTGAAAGAAGGTGACAGAATACCCCTTGGAAATGACGAGGAGCTGGAAGTAATTCACACACCCGGTCACACTCCAGGTGGGATCTGCCTCTACGAAGCAAATTCAAAGAGCCTTTTTTCAGGTGACACAGTATTTCCAAACGGAAGCATCGGACGCACCGATTTCCAGGGCGGCAACCGCAGCCAATTGACCGAATCAATTAACAAGCTTGTAAAGCTTGATGTCAAAACACTTTACCCGGGACACGGGGAAGTCACTTCAAATGATGTTAACACGCAGATACAATTCTCCCTGCGCATGTCCAAAAGCATGTTACTCTAA